A single region of the Mycobacterium avium subsp. avium genome encodes:
- a CDS encoding LLM class F420-dependent oxidoreductase encodes MTQAAGKPDLGRFGSFGRGVTPQQAKDIEALGYGAVWVGGSPPAELAWVEPLLEATTTLQVATGIVNIWTAPAGPVAESFHRIEAAYPGRFLLGIGVGHPEAHTEYRKPYDALADYLTRLDEYGVPAGRRVVAALGPRVLKLSAERSAGAHPYLTTPEHTARARELIGPSAFLAPEYKVVLTTDAEHARAVGRKALDIYFNLANYRNNWKRLGFTDDEITRPGSDRLVDALVAYGSVDRIAARLREHLDAGADHVPVQVLTKDENLVSALAELAGPLGLKPS; translated from the coding sequence ATGACCCAAGCAGCAGGCAAGCCCGATCTCGGCCGGTTCGGATCGTTCGGACGCGGCGTCACACCCCAGCAAGCCAAGGACATCGAGGCGCTCGGCTACGGCGCCGTCTGGGTGGGCGGTTCCCCGCCGGCCGAGCTGGCCTGGGTGGAGCCCCTTCTGGAGGCGACGACGACGCTGCAGGTGGCCACCGGCATCGTCAACATCTGGACCGCGCCCGCCGGGCCGGTGGCCGAATCCTTCCACCGGATCGAGGCGGCCTACCCGGGCCGCTTCCTGCTGGGCATCGGCGTCGGGCATCCCGAGGCGCACACCGAATACCGCAAGCCCTACGACGCGCTGGCCGACTACCTGACCCGGCTCGACGAGTACGGCGTGCCGGCCGGCCGCCGGGTGGTGGCGGCGCTGGGGCCGCGGGTGCTCAAACTGTCCGCCGAGCGCTCCGCCGGGGCGCACCCCTACCTGACCACGCCCGAGCACACCGCCAGGGCCCGCGAGCTCATCGGCCCGTCGGCCTTCCTGGCGCCCGAGTACAAGGTGGTGCTGACCACCGACGCGGAGCACGCCCGGGCGGTCGGCCGCAAGGCGCTCGACATCTACTTCAACCTCGCGAACTACCGAAACAACTGGAAGCGGCTGGGTTTCACCGACGACGAGATCACCCGGCCGGGCAGCGACCGCTTGGTCGACGCGCTGGTGGCATATGGCAGCGTGGACCGGATCGCCGCGCGGCTGCGCGAGCATCTGGACGCCGGCGCCGACCACGTGCCCGTGCAGGTGCTGACCAAGGATGAAAACCTGGTCTCGGCGCTGGCCGAACTGGCGGGGCCGCTCGGACTGAAACCGTCCTGA
- a CDS encoding LLM class F420-dependent oxidoreductase, whose translation MTEGVSLKPDLGPFGVWLSTRSITAELAARIESLGYGAAWIGGSPDAELSWVDPALAGTTSLHLATGIVNIWSAPAAAVAESFHRIESGHPGRFLLGIGAGHREHTREYVKPYDAVVSYLDELDAAVIPTSRRVLAALGPRMLRLAAQRSAGAHPFLTTPEHTAKARELVGGSVFLAPAHKVVLTTDRDRARAAGRQAIEHNLGLSNYVHNWLRLGFTEADVRPPGSDRLIDAVIGYGTPQAVAARLREHLDAGADHVAIQVLGGDSEETLLPALTELADALGLTRTN comes from the coding sequence ATGACTGAGGGAGTTTCGCTCAAGCCCGACCTGGGCCCGTTCGGCGTGTGGCTGTCCACCCGGTCCATCACCGCCGAACTGGCCGCGCGGATCGAATCGCTGGGCTACGGCGCCGCCTGGATCGGCGGGTCACCCGACGCCGAGCTGTCCTGGGTGGACCCCGCCCTGGCCGGCACCACCTCGCTGCACCTGGCCACCGGGATCGTCAACATCTGGTCGGCGCCGGCCGCGGCCGTCGCCGAGTCGTTCCACCGGATCGAAAGCGGCCACCCCGGAAGGTTTTTGCTGGGCATCGGGGCCGGCCACCGCGAGCACACCCGGGAATACGTCAAGCCGTACGACGCGGTGGTCTCCTACCTCGACGAGCTCGACGCGGCGGTGATCCCGACCAGCCGGCGGGTGCTGGCCGCGCTGGGACCGCGGATGCTGCGGCTGGCCGCTCAGCGCAGCGCCGGCGCGCACCCCTTCCTGACCACCCCGGAACACACCGCCAAGGCGCGCGAATTGGTGGGCGGCTCGGTCTTTTTGGCGCCCGCGCACAAGGTCGTGCTCACCACCGACCGGGACCGGGCGCGGGCGGCCGGCCGGCAGGCCATCGAGCACAACCTGGGCCTGAGCAATTACGTGCACAACTGGCTGCGACTGGGGTTCACCGAGGCCGACGTGCGCCCACCGGGCAGCGACCGGCTGATCGACGCGGTGATCGGCTATGGCACCCCGCAGGCCGTCGCGGCGCGACTGCGCGAGCATCTGGACGCCGGGGCCGACCACGTGGCGATCCAGGTGCTGGGCGGGGATTCCGAGGAGACGCTGCTACCGGCGCTGACCGAATTGGCCGATGCTCTGGGGCTGACTCGGACGAACTGA
- the rfbB gene encoding dTDP-glucose 4,6-dehydratase, with translation MRLLVTGGAGFIGANFVHSTVREHPEDSVTVLDALTYAGRRESLAGVEDSIRLVVGDITDAELVSRLVAESDAVVHFAAESHVDNALAGPEPFLHTNVVGTFTILEAVRRHGVRLHHISTDEVYGDLELDDPNRFTESTPYNPSSPYSATKAAADMLVRAWVRSYGVRATISNCSNNYGPYQHVEKFIPRQITNVLTGRRPKLYGTGANVRDWIHVDDHNSAVRRILESGEIGRTYLISSEGERDNLTVLRTLLQMMGRDPDDFDHVTDRVGHDLRYAIDPSTLYDELCWAPKHTDFEEGLRETIDWYRANESWWRPLKDASEARYEERGQ, from the coding sequence ATGCGGTTACTGGTCACCGGCGGCGCGGGTTTCATCGGCGCCAACTTCGTGCACAGCACCGTTCGCGAGCATCCCGAGGACTCGGTGACGGTGCTCGACGCCCTGACCTACGCGGGCCGGCGCGAGTCGCTGGCCGGCGTCGAGGATTCCATCCGGCTGGTGGTCGGTGACATCACCGACGCCGAGCTGGTGTCGCGGCTGGTCGCCGAGTCCGACGCCGTGGTGCACTTCGCCGCCGAGAGCCACGTCGACAACGCGCTGGCCGGCCCGGAGCCGTTCCTGCACACCAACGTGGTGGGCACCTTCACCATCCTGGAGGCGGTGCGGCGTCACGGCGTGCGGCTGCACCACATCTCCACCGACGAGGTCTACGGCGACCTCGAGCTCGACGACCCGAACCGGTTCACCGAGTCGACGCCGTACAACCCGTCCAGCCCGTACTCGGCGACCAAGGCGGCCGCCGACATGCTGGTGCGGGCCTGGGTGCGCTCGTACGGGGTGCGCGCGACAATCTCCAACTGCTCCAACAACTACGGCCCGTATCAGCACGTCGAGAAGTTCATCCCGCGCCAGATCACCAACGTGCTCACCGGCCGCCGCCCCAAGTTGTACGGCACCGGCGCCAACGTGCGCGACTGGATCCACGTCGACGACCACAACAGCGCCGTGCGCCGCATCCTGGAATCCGGCGAGATCGGCCGCACCTACCTGATCAGCTCGGAGGGTGAACGCGACAACCTGACCGTGCTGCGGACGTTGCTGCAGATGATGGGGCGCGACCCCGACGACTTCGACCACGTCACCGACCGCGTCGGACACGACCTGCGCTACGCTATCGACCCGTCCACGCTGTACGACGAATTATGTTGGGCGCCAAAGCACACCGACTTCGAGGAGGGCCTGCGTGAGACCATCGACTGGTATCGCGCGAACGAATCGTGGTGGCGGCCGTTGAAAGACGCCTCGGAAGCGCGCTACGAAGAACGCGGGCAGTGA
- the rfbC gene encoding dTDP-4-dehydrorhamnose 3,5-epimerase, with product MSARELKVPGAWEITPTVHGDARGHFFEWLTDKGFRSFAGHRLDVRQANCSVSAAGVLRGLHFAQVPPSQAKYVTCVRGSVFDVVVDIRVGSPTFGQWDSVLLDDAEHRTIYISEGLGHGFLALQDNSTVMYLCSAEYNPGREHTICATDPALGIDWPLVAGAAPTLSERDAAAPSLEEVRASGLLPTWAETQAFIEGLPR from the coding sequence GTGTCGGCCCGCGAACTGAAAGTCCCCGGCGCCTGGGAGATCACCCCCACCGTGCACGGCGATGCCCGCGGCCATTTCTTTGAATGGCTGACCGACAAGGGGTTTCGCTCCTTCGCCGGTCATCGGCTCGACGTCCGGCAAGCCAACTGCTCGGTGTCCGCGGCGGGTGTGCTGCGCGGCCTGCACTTCGCCCAGGTGCCGCCCAGCCAGGCCAAATACGTGACCTGCGTGCGTGGTTCGGTGTTCGACGTGGTCGTCGACATCCGGGTGGGCTCGCCCACGTTCGGGCAATGGGATTCGGTGCTGCTCGACGACGCCGAGCACCGCACGATCTACATCTCCGAGGGTCTGGGGCACGGATTCCTTGCACTGCAAGACAATTCGACGGTGATGTACCTGTGCTCGGCGGAATACAACCCGGGGCGCGAACACACCATCTGCGCCACCGATCCGGCGCTGGGGATCGACTGGCCGCTGGTGGCCGGTGCCGCGCCCACGCTGTCCGAGCGCGACGCCGCGGCCCCCAGCCTGGAGGAGGTTCGCGCCTCGGGGTTGCTGCCCACCTGGGCGGAGACGCAAGCATTCATCGAGGGTTTGCCGCGCTGA
- a CDS encoding acyltransferase family protein, giving the protein MKLGQVFDPRSNALNAWRLALAAEVIFWHTFPIRGHLPSVRAVLQLLLCVGVEGFFAISGFLITASWLSNPQLRAYLAARALRILPGFYVCMIVTAFVFAPLSVAIQGGSPARLLFSYAPFEYVLKNIAVLWLKPDVGGTPHDIPNAGIWNASLWSLFWEVMCYLVVAAIGVAGLANRRWVSPVILVAAAIGASFLPPVTFPEVFHHPEGNVATALVFLACRAAIMFSAGALLYQWRDVIPARWSLVAVCVVIVLVAGQLPDYRVVAALPLAYAVVVSGSLLHNRRLWFRTDLSYGMYIYAYPVQQLLAVLGLLSLNPVVFCLAVAAATVPLAAASWFLVEKPARALKTRLKRKAAATPEQAAMVLPPEVPGVA; this is encoded by the coding sequence ATGAAACTCGGGCAGGTGTTCGACCCGCGCAGCAACGCACTCAACGCGTGGCGGTTGGCGCTCGCGGCCGAGGTCATCTTCTGGCACACCTTTCCGATCCGCGGTCACCTCCCTTCGGTGCGGGCCGTCCTGCAGCTGTTGCTCTGCGTCGGCGTCGAGGGGTTCTTCGCGATCTCGGGCTTCCTGATCACCGCGAGCTGGCTGAGCAACCCGCAGCTGCGGGCCTACCTGGCCGCCCGCGCGCTGCGCATCCTGCCCGGCTTCTACGTCTGCATGATCGTGACCGCGTTCGTCTTCGCCCCGCTCAGCGTGGCGATCCAGGGCGGGTCGCCGGCCCGGCTGTTGTTCTCCTACGCGCCGTTCGAGTACGTGCTGAAGAACATCGCGGTGTTGTGGCTCAAACCCGACGTCGGGGGCACCCCGCACGACATCCCCAACGCGGGCATCTGGAACGCCTCGCTGTGGTCGCTGTTCTGGGAGGTGATGTGCTACCTGGTCGTGGCCGCGATCGGTGTGGCCGGACTCGCCAACCGCCGCTGGGTGTCCCCGGTGATTCTGGTAGCGGCGGCGATCGGTGCGTCGTTCCTGCCGCCGGTCACCTTCCCCGAGGTGTTCCACCACCCGGAGGGCAACGTCGCGACCGCCCTCGTCTTCCTGGCCTGCCGGGCGGCCATCATGTTCTCGGCGGGCGCGCTGCTGTACCAGTGGCGCGACGTCATTCCGGCCCGCTGGTCGCTGGTGGCGGTGTGCGTGGTCATCGTGCTGGTCGCCGGCCAGCTGCCCGACTACCGGGTGGTGGCCGCCCTTCCGCTGGCCTACGCCGTCGTCGTGTCCGGCTCCCTGCTGCACAACCGGCGGTTGTGGTTTCGCACCGACCTGTCCTACGGCATGTACATCTACGCCTACCCGGTGCAGCAGCTGCTGGCCGTGCTCGGGCTGCTCAGCCTCAACCCGGTGGTGTTCTGCCTGGCCGTCGCCGCGGCCACCGTGCCGCTGGCCGCGGCGAGCTGGTTCCTGGTGGAGAAGCCGGCCCGCGCGCTGAAGACACGGTTGAAAAGGAAGGCCGCCGCCACCCCCGAGCAGGCGGCGATGGTGCTGCCGCCCGAGGTCCCGGGTGTGGCGTAG
- a CDS encoding acyltransferase family protein, with protein MKLGQVFDPRRNALNALRLVLAAEVMLFHSWPITGHMPPKSILQLFFSVGVDGFFAISGFLITRSWLSDPRLRDYLTARALRILPGFYICLIVTAFVFAPLSVVIQGGSPAKLLGSAAPLEYVLKNSAIVYLQPSIDGTLHGVPGGNAWNGSMWSLIWELLCYLVVAAIGVVGLGNRRWISPLILVLATLGALVVPPLTFPGVWTIPQLAVRSAIMFSAGAVMYQWRDVIPARWSLVAVALAIVAAAGFLPDYRVVGALPLAYAVIVTGSLLKSERLVLRTDLSYGVYIYAFPTQQLLAVCGLATRLHPALFFLASVAATLPLAAASWFLIEKPSMALKRRLKRKWTGPRAAESDPRVSQAEPAPADVLADRPAPEAPGHF; from the coding sequence ATGAAGCTCGGGCAGGTATTCGATCCGCGGCGAAACGCGCTCAACGCGCTTCGGCTGGTGCTGGCCGCCGAGGTGATGCTGTTCCACTCCTGGCCGATCACCGGTCACATGCCGCCCAAGTCCATCCTGCAGCTGTTCTTCTCGGTGGGTGTGGACGGGTTCTTCGCGATCTCCGGTTTCCTGATCACCCGCAGCTGGCTCAGCGACCCCCGGCTGCGTGACTATCTGACCGCCCGCGCCCTGCGCATCCTGCCGGGCTTCTATATCTGCCTGATCGTGACGGCGTTCGTGTTCGCCCCGCTCAGTGTGGTGATCCAGGGTGGCTCGCCCGCCAAGCTGCTCGGGTCCGCCGCCCCGCTGGAGTACGTCCTGAAAAACAGCGCGATCGTCTATCTGCAGCCGAGCATCGACGGAACGCTGCACGGGGTGCCGGGCGGAAACGCCTGGAACGGTTCCATGTGGTCGTTGATCTGGGAACTGCTGTGCTACCTCGTCGTCGCCGCCATCGGCGTGGTGGGGCTGGGCAACCGTCGCTGGATTTCCCCGTTGATTCTGGTGCTGGCCACGTTGGGGGCATTGGTCGTGCCGCCGCTGACATTTCCCGGGGTGTGGACCATCCCGCAGCTCGCGGTCCGCTCGGCCATCATGTTCTCGGCCGGGGCGGTCATGTATCAATGGCGAGACGTCATCCCCGCCCGCTGGTCGCTGGTCGCGGTCGCCCTCGCCATCGTCGCCGCGGCCGGGTTCCTGCCCGACTACCGGGTGGTCGGTGCCCTCCCGCTGGCCTACGCCGTCATCGTGACCGGTTCCCTGCTCAAGAGCGAGCGGTTGGTGCTGCGCACCGACCTGTCCTACGGCGTCTACATCTACGCCTTCCCCACCCAGCAGCTGCTGGCCGTGTGCGGGCTGGCGACGCGGTTGCATCCGGCCCTGTTCTTCCTCGCCTCGGTGGCGGCCACGCTGCCGCTGGCGGCGGCCAGCTGGTTCCTCATCGAGAAGCCGTCGATGGCCCTCAAACGCCGCCTCAAGCGCAAGTGGACCGGCCCGCGGGCCGCCGAAAGCGACCCGCGGGTGTCGCAGGCCGAGCCCGCCCCGGCCGACGTGCTCGCCGACCGGCCAGCCCCGGAGGCGCCGGGACACTTCTAG
- a CDS encoding acyltransferase family protein — protein MTLGQVFDPRRNALNAWRLLLAAEVMLWHCWPITNRLPPAATLQLLFSVGVDGFFAISGFLITRSWLDDPRLRDFLAARALRILPGYYVCLIVTAFAVAPLSVAIQGGSVGALLSSGAPLEYLAKNSAVAYVHLNIGATPGGVPHPGVWNGSLWSLVWEVACYLAVAAIGVAGLADRRWMSVAVLALAVVGAALVPPLTYPGQWTVAQLAVRSAIMFAAGAVVYQWKDVIPARWSLVAVCVVVVAAASRLPDYRVVAALPLAYAIIVSGALLRNRRLRLATDLSYGVYIYAFPVQQLLAVCGLARLPVAVFFLTALAATLPLAAASWWLIEKPSMALKRRLRRKWSAATTAERGHPATTAAR, from the coding sequence ATGACCCTCGGGCAGGTGTTCGATCCGCGGCGCAACGCGCTGAATGCGTGGCGGCTGCTGCTGGCGGCCGAGGTGATGCTGTGGCATTGCTGGCCGATCACCAACCGGTTGCCGCCGGCGGCGACGCTGCAGCTTCTCTTCTCGGTCGGGGTGGACGGGTTCTTCGCGATCTCGGGGTTCCTGATCACCCGCAGCTGGCTCGACGATCCGCGACTGCGCGACTTTCTCGCCGCGAGGGCCCTGCGTATCCTGCCCGGCTACTACGTGTGCCTGATCGTCACCGCGTTCGCGGTCGCCCCGCTCAGCGTGGCGATCCAGGGGGGCTCGGTGGGCGCGCTGCTGTCCTCCGGCGCGCCGCTGGAGTACCTCGCGAAGAACAGCGCGGTGGCCTACGTCCACCTGAACATCGGCGCAACACCCGGCGGCGTACCGCATCCGGGGGTCTGGAACGGCTCGTTGTGGTCCCTGGTCTGGGAGGTGGCGTGCTACCTCGCCGTCGCCGCGATCGGCGTGGCCGGGCTGGCCGATCGCCGGTGGATGTCCGTCGCGGTGTTGGCGCTGGCGGTGGTCGGGGCGGCGTTGGTGCCGCCGCTGACCTACCCGGGGCAATGGACCGTCGCGCAGCTGGCGGTGCGCTCGGCCATCATGTTCGCCGCCGGGGCCGTGGTCTACCAGTGGAAGGACGTGATCCCGGCCCGGTGGTCGCTCGTCGCGGTGTGCGTCGTCGTCGTGGCGGCGGCCAGCCGGCTGCCCGACTACCGGGTGGTGGCCGCGCTGCCGCTGGCCTACGCGATCATCGTGTCCGGCGCCCTGCTGCGCAACCGCCGGCTGCGGCTGGCCACCGACCTGTCCTACGGCGTCTACATCTACGCGTTTCCGGTCCAGCAGCTGCTGGCGGTGTGCGGGCTCGCCCGGCTGCCGGTGGCGGTGTTCTTCCTGACCGCCCTGGCCGCCACCCTGCCGCTGGCCGCGGCCAGCTGGTGGTTGATCGAAAAGCCGTCGATGGCGCTCAAACGCCGGCTGCGCCGGAAGTGGTCTGCGGCCACCACCGCCGAACGCGGGCATCCGGCAACCACAGCAGCACGATGA
- a CDS encoding metallophosphoesterase family protein encodes MNPNMSRRQLIRHTAWFGAAVGFAVTGGEVISHVAGRAAAQHTRAQPTLRFAQISDSHLGFTGAPNPDVAGTFGRAIDQVNNLGYTPDFVIHTGDLTHLSTPEQFDQAKQMMSALKTPHVFTVPGEHDSVDDAGQKYRSVFGAGSAGDGWYSLDVAGVHLIALVNTLNLRKLGHLGADQLEFVKKDVAGLSSDTPIIVFSHIPLFAMYPQWGWGTDDAAQALSYLRRFASVTCLNGHVHQLFSKTEDNVTFHSGTTTAYPLPHPGDGPAPKPVTLPAGRLRDALGVREVAYSRGDTVLALKERTLQ; translated from the coding sequence ATGAATCCGAACATGAGCCGCCGGCAGTTGATCCGGCACACGGCGTGGTTCGGGGCGGCGGTGGGGTTCGCCGTGACCGGGGGCGAGGTGATCTCCCACGTCGCCGGCCGGGCGGCCGCACAGCACACCCGCGCCCAGCCCACCCTGCGGTTCGCCCAGATCAGCGACAGCCACCTCGGTTTCACCGGCGCCCCCAACCCCGACGTGGCGGGCACCTTCGGCCGGGCCATCGACCAGGTCAACAACCTGGGCTACACCCCGGATTTCGTCATCCACACCGGCGACCTCACCCACCTGTCCACCCCCGAGCAGTTCGACCAGGCCAAGCAGATGATGAGCGCGCTGAAGACCCCGCACGTGTTCACCGTGCCCGGCGAGCACGATTCGGTCGACGACGCGGGGCAGAAGTACCGCAGCGTCTTCGGGGCGGGTTCGGCCGGTGACGGCTGGTACAGCCTCGACGTGGCCGGTGTGCACCTGATCGCGCTGGTCAACACGCTGAATCTGCGCAAGCTCGGGCACCTGGGCGCCGACCAGTTGGAGTTCGTCAAAAAGGACGTCGCCGGCCTGTCCAGCGACACTCCCATCATCGTGTTCAGCCACATCCCGTTGTTCGCGATGTACCCGCAATGGGGTTGGGGCACCGACGACGCCGCGCAGGCACTGAGTTATCTGCGCCGGTTCGCCTCCGTCACCTGCCTCAACGGCCATGTGCACCAACTGTTCTCCAAAACCGAGGACAACGTGACCTTTCACAGCGGCACCACCACCGCCTACCCGCTCCCGCACCCGGGCGACGGGCCGGCACCCAAGCCGGTCACCCTGCCCGCCGGCAGGCTGCGCGACGCGCTGGGCGTGCGCGAGGTTGCCTACAGCCGGGGCGACACCGTTCTGGCACTGAAAGAGCGGACCCTGCAATGA
- a CDS encoding cupredoxin domain-containing protein has translation MTLAKSLTAALAVAVAVAGCSAPRPAAGGGTPSTQTPVTAAPAAAGPNQVVIDGFAFAPATLTVPAGTTVTWINRDEEPHTVAASDGSFHSPGMGTGAVFTHTFSAAGTFDYVCSIHPMMRGTVVVTG, from the coding sequence ATGACCCTTGCAAAATCGTTGACCGCGGCGCTGGCCGTCGCCGTCGCGGTGGCCGGCTGCTCGGCTCCGCGGCCCGCCGCGGGCGGCGGCACGCCCAGCACCCAGACGCCGGTCACCGCGGCGCCGGCGGCGGCCGGCCCCAATCAGGTCGTCATCGACGGCTTCGCGTTCGCGCCGGCCACCCTGACCGTGCCCGCCGGCACCACCGTCACCTGGATCAACCGCGACGAGGAACCTCACACGGTGGCCGCGAGCGACGGGTCGTTCCACTCACCGGGCATGGGCACCGGGGCCGTCTTCACCCACACCTTCTCCGCCGCGGGCACTTTCGACTACGTCTGCTCGATTCACCCGATGATGCGCGGCACCGTGGTGGTGACGGGATGA
- a CDS encoding Rieske (2Fe-2S) protein, with protein sequence MNARGLRRYVDDLLRGRRPRPFLPDDFEAAQLRTAIELRAARPDSEVADAPRPEFLADLHRRLAEQMSGAPTRPRPGRGSTRRQVIVGTSAAATAAVAAVSIDRTVIAGQSGPDRAPQIASGTLAPNQGSWQRVAASSEVPDGVLRAFDLGAVSGFVRRVDGKVQAISGVCTHQGCKLWFDAPDDTLRCPCHTTSFSPSGKVLTHQLPIEPKPLPALMVREADGIIEVFAPVRRT encoded by the coding sequence ATGAACGCGCGAGGGCTGCGGCGCTACGTCGACGACCTGTTGCGGGGCCGCCGGCCCCGGCCGTTCCTGCCCGACGATTTCGAGGCGGCCCAGCTGCGCACCGCGATCGAGCTGCGGGCGGCCCGGCCGGACTCCGAGGTAGCCGACGCGCCGCGCCCGGAATTCCTCGCCGATCTGCACCGGCGGCTGGCCGAGCAGATGTCCGGCGCGCCGACCCGACCGCGGCCCGGGCGCGGCAGCACCCGCCGCCAGGTGATCGTCGGCACCTCGGCGGCCGCCACCGCCGCGGTCGCCGCGGTGTCCATCGACCGCACCGTGATCGCCGGGCAGTCCGGCCCGGATCGCGCCCCGCAGATCGCGTCCGGGACGCTGGCCCCCAACCAGGGCAGCTGGCAGCGGGTCGCGGCCAGCTCGGAGGTGCCCGACGGCGTCCTGCGCGCCTTCGACCTGGGCGCGGTGAGCGGGTTCGTCCGCCGCGTCGACGGCAAGGTGCAGGCGATATCCGGGGTGTGCACGCATCAGGGATGCAAGCTGTGGTTCGACGCGCCCGACGACACGCTGCGCTGCCCCTGCCACACCACGTCGTTCTCGCCCAGCGGAAAGGTGCTCACCCACCAGCTGCCGATCGAGCCGAAACCCTTGCCGGCGTTGATGGTTCGCGAGGCCGACGGCATCATCGAGGTGTTCGCCCCGGTGCGCCGCACCTGA
- a CDS encoding RNA polymerase sigma factor — translation MAARNEPVGPRPLRAVPEGGYPDWEAVYSDNAAWVYRTLFARVGNRADAEDLTAEVFLAALRPLRLTASAAEVRAYLRATARTVLAAHWRETLGREITSIEDIEQPPEHPDAISTAPQRVARVLDSLPDRYRRILESRFLQGNSIKEAAAELGISVANAKVLQHRALRLAAQVNEGGRP, via the coding sequence GTGGCGGCACGCAACGAACCCGTCGGCCCGCGACCGCTGCGCGCGGTGCCCGAGGGCGGCTACCCGGACTGGGAAGCCGTCTACTCCGACAACGCGGCCTGGGTGTATCGCACGCTGTTCGCTCGGGTCGGCAACCGGGCCGACGCCGAGGACCTCACCGCCGAGGTCTTCCTGGCCGCGTTGCGGCCGCTGCGGCTGACCGCCAGCGCCGCCGAGGTGCGCGCCTACCTGCGTGCCACCGCCCGCACGGTGCTGGCCGCGCACTGGCGCGAGACGTTGGGGCGGGAGATAACCTCGATCGAGGACATCGAACAACCGCCCGAGCACCCCGACGCGATCAGCACCGCCCCGCAGCGCGTCGCCCGGGTGCTGGACAGCCTGCCGGACCGCTATCGCCGCATCCTGGAATCGCGCTTCCTGCAAGGTAATTCGATCAAGGAGGCAGCCGCGGAACTCGGAATCAGCGTGGCCAACGCCAAGGTGCTGCAGCACCGTGCGCTGCGGCTGGCGGCACAGGTCAACGAGGGAGGCCGGCCATGA